In Siniperca chuatsi isolate FFG_IHB_CAS linkage group LG16, ASM2008510v1, whole genome shotgun sequence, the following proteins share a genomic window:
- the LOC122863019 gene encoding uncharacterized protein LOC122863019 isoform X1: MAMPETLQREYQSIPDMDQAAVSWKKFFVSLAGTTNGAHLSFVAKLKGAGQTEVSTREVSDYVLVFCPITSRVGTDISEALDNFPVGKPAILVVMHHTFNSDHVVAESRRLVNNPNVHLTVDCLFYEDRLLECNHNDIALLDIKNFLGVSASQVSKWQTCYDWSRNHSVALGGFCVGVVTVMVTAANKVPFWQTCKNIWDLSWKKFFVSLAGTTNGAHQSFVAKLKGAGQTEVSSPEVSDYVLVFCPIASRVGIDISEALDNFPVGKPAILVVMHHTFNSDHVVAESRRLVNNPNVHLTVDCLFYEGRLLECNRNDIALLDIKNFLGVSASQVMTRFTDLIQSGLHTINAECTDIVILRDTGSSLWSTSEMMHMMQFHY; the protein is encoded by the exons ATGGCTATGCCAGAGACATTACAAAGAGAATATCAATCTATTCC AGACATGGACCAGGCAGCTG TGTCGTGGAAAAAGTTCTTTGTCTCCTTGGCGGGGACAACTAATGGGGCTCATCTAAGCTTTGTTGCAAAGCTAAAAGGCGCTGGCCAAACTGAGGTCTCCACTCGTGAAGTGAGTGACTATGTTCTGGTTTTCTGTCCTATCACTTCACGAGTTGGAACAGACATCAGCGAGGCCCTGGACAACTTTCCAG TTGGTAAACCAGCAATTCTGGTGGTGATGCATCACACCTTCAATTCTGACCATGTTGTAGCTGAAAGCAGAAGACTGGTGAACAACCCGAACGTCCACCTCACTGTGGACTGTCTGTTCTATGAGGACAGACTCTTGGAGTGTAACCACAATGATATTGCATTGCTTGACATCAAGAACTTTCTTGGAGTTTCTGCTTCCCAG gtcTCTAAATGGCAAACCTGCTACGATT gGTCGAGGAACCATTCAGTTGCTTTAGGAGGTTTTTGTGTAGGGGTGGTCACTGTGATGGTCACTGCAGCAAACAAA gtcCCTTTCTGGCAAACCTGCAAGAATATCTGGGATT TGTCGTGGAAAAAGTTCTTTGTCTCCTTGGCGGGGACAACTAATGGGGCTCATCAAAGCTTTGTTGCAAAGCTAAAAGGCGCTGGCCAAACTGAGGTCTCCTCTCCTGAAGTGAGCGACTATGTTCTGGTTTTCTGTCCTATCGCTTCACGAGTTGGAATAGACATCAGCGAGGCCCTGGACAACTTTCCAG TTGGTAAACCAGCAATTCTGGTGGTGATGCATCACACCTTCAATTCTGACCATGTTGTAGCTGAAAGCAGAAGACTGGTGAACAACCCGAACGTCCACCTCACTGTGGACTGTCTGTTCTATGAGGGCAGACTCTTGGAGTGTAACCGCAATGATATTGCATTGCTTGACATCAAGAACTTTCTTGGAGTTTCTGCTTCCCAGGTAATGACTAGATTTACTGATCTAATACAATCTG
- the LOC122863019 gene encoding uncharacterized protein LOC122863019 isoform X4: protein MAMPETLQREYQSIPDMDQAAVSWKKFFVSLAGTTNGAHLSFVAKLKGAGQTEVSTREVSDYVLVFCPITSRVGTDISEALDNFPVGKPAILVVMHHTFNSDHVVAESRRLVNNPNVHLTVDCLFYEDRLLECNHNDIALLDIKNFLGVSASQVSKWQTCYDWSRNHSVALGGFCVGVVTVMVTAANKVPFWQTCKNIWDLSWKKFFVSLAGTTNGAHQSFVAKLKGAGQTEVSSPEVSDYVLVFCPIASRVGIDISEALDNFPAESRRLVNNPNVHLTVDCLFYEGRLLECNRNDIALLDIKNFLGVSASQVSIWQTIKNKIG from the exons ATGGCTATGCCAGAGACATTACAAAGAGAATATCAATCTATTCC AGACATGGACCAGGCAGCTG TGTCGTGGAAAAAGTTCTTTGTCTCCTTGGCGGGGACAACTAATGGGGCTCATCTAAGCTTTGTTGCAAAGCTAAAAGGCGCTGGCCAAACTGAGGTCTCCACTCGTGAAGTGAGTGACTATGTTCTGGTTTTCTGTCCTATCACTTCACGAGTTGGAACAGACATCAGCGAGGCCCTGGACAACTTTCCAG TTGGTAAACCAGCAATTCTGGTGGTGATGCATCACACCTTCAATTCTGACCATGTTGTAGCTGAAAGCAGAAGACTGGTGAACAACCCGAACGTCCACCTCACTGTGGACTGTCTGTTCTATGAGGACAGACTCTTGGAGTGTAACCACAATGATATTGCATTGCTTGACATCAAGAACTTTCTTGGAGTTTCTGCTTCCCAG gtcTCTAAATGGCAAACCTGCTACGATT gGTCGAGGAACCATTCAGTTGCTTTAGGAGGTTTTTGTGTAGGGGTGGTCACTGTGATGGTCACTGCAGCAAACAAA gtcCCTTTCTGGCAAACCTGCAAGAATATCTGGGATT TGTCGTGGAAAAAGTTCTTTGTCTCCTTGGCGGGGACAACTAATGGGGCTCATCAAAGCTTTGTTGCAAAGCTAAAAGGCGCTGGCCAAACTGAGGTCTCCTCTCCTGAAGTGAGCGACTATGTTCTGGTTTTCTGTCCTATCGCTTCACGAGTTGGAATAGACATCAGCGAGGCCCTGGACAACTTTCCAG CTGAAAGCAGAAGACTGGTGAACAACCCGAACGTCCACCTCACTGTGGACTGTCTGTTCTATGAGGGCAGACTCTTGGAGTGTAACCGCAATGATATTGCATTGCTTGACATCAAGAACTTTCTTGGAGTTTCTGCTTCCCAG gtcTCTATCTGGCAAACCATCAAGAATAAGATT gGTTGA
- the LOC122863019 gene encoding uncharacterized protein LOC122863019 isoform X3 → MAMPETLQREYQSIPDMDQAAVSWKKFFVSLAGTTNGAHLSFVAKLKGAGQTEVSTREVSDYVLVFCPITSRVGTDISEALDNFPVGKPAILVVMHHTFNSDHVVAESRRLVNNPNVHLTVDCLFYEDRLLECNHNDIALLDIKNFLGVSASQVSKWQTCYDWSRNHSVALGGFCVGVVTVMVTAANKVPFWQTCKNIWDLSWKKFFVSLAGTTNGAHQSFVAKLKGAGQTEVSSPEVSDYVLVFCPIASRVGIDISEALDNFPVGKPAILVVMHHTFNSDHVVAESRRLVNNPNVHLTVDCLFYEGRLLECNRNDIALLDIKNFLGVSASQVSIWQTIKNKIG, encoded by the exons ATGGCTATGCCAGAGACATTACAAAGAGAATATCAATCTATTCC AGACATGGACCAGGCAGCTG TGTCGTGGAAAAAGTTCTTTGTCTCCTTGGCGGGGACAACTAATGGGGCTCATCTAAGCTTTGTTGCAAAGCTAAAAGGCGCTGGCCAAACTGAGGTCTCCACTCGTGAAGTGAGTGACTATGTTCTGGTTTTCTGTCCTATCACTTCACGAGTTGGAACAGACATCAGCGAGGCCCTGGACAACTTTCCAG TTGGTAAACCAGCAATTCTGGTGGTGATGCATCACACCTTCAATTCTGACCATGTTGTAGCTGAAAGCAGAAGACTGGTGAACAACCCGAACGTCCACCTCACTGTGGACTGTCTGTTCTATGAGGACAGACTCTTGGAGTGTAACCACAATGATATTGCATTGCTTGACATCAAGAACTTTCTTGGAGTTTCTGCTTCCCAG gtcTCTAAATGGCAAACCTGCTACGATT gGTCGAGGAACCATTCAGTTGCTTTAGGAGGTTTTTGTGTAGGGGTGGTCACTGTGATGGTCACTGCAGCAAACAAA gtcCCTTTCTGGCAAACCTGCAAGAATATCTGGGATT TGTCGTGGAAAAAGTTCTTTGTCTCCTTGGCGGGGACAACTAATGGGGCTCATCAAAGCTTTGTTGCAAAGCTAAAAGGCGCTGGCCAAACTGAGGTCTCCTCTCCTGAAGTGAGCGACTATGTTCTGGTTTTCTGTCCTATCGCTTCACGAGTTGGAATAGACATCAGCGAGGCCCTGGACAACTTTCCAG TTGGTAAACCAGCAATTCTGGTGGTGATGCATCACACCTTCAATTCTGACCATGTTGTAGCTGAAAGCAGAAGACTGGTGAACAACCCGAACGTCCACCTCACTGTGGACTGTCTGTTCTATGAGGGCAGACTCTTGGAGTGTAACCGCAATGATATTGCATTGCTTGACATCAAGAACTTTCTTGGAGTTTCTGCTTCCCAG gtcTCTATCTGGCAAACCATCAAGAATAAGATT gGTTGA
- the LOC122863019 gene encoding uncharacterized protein LOC122863019 isoform X2, producing the protein MPWSNTGYRPLRDMDQAAVSWKKFFVSLAGTTNGAHLSFVAKLKGAGQTEVSTREVSDYVLVFCPITSRVGTDISEALDNFPVGKPAILVVMHHTFNSDHVVAESRRLVNNPNVHLTVDCLFYEDRLLECNHNDIALLDIKNFLGVSASQVSKWQTCYDWSRNHSVALGGFCVGVVTVMVTAANKVPFWQTCKNIWDLSWKKFFVSLAGTTNGAHQSFVAKLKGAGQTEVSSPEVSDYVLVFCPIASRVGIDISEALDNFPVGKPAILVVMHHTFNSDHVVAESRRLVNNPNVHLTVDCLFYEGRLLECNRNDIALLDIKNFLGVSASQVMTRFTDLIQSGLHTINAECTDIVILRDTGSSLWSTSEMMHMMQFHY; encoded by the exons ATGCCTTGGAGTAATACAGGATATAGACCTCTAAG AGACATGGACCAGGCAGCTG TGTCGTGGAAAAAGTTCTTTGTCTCCTTGGCGGGGACAACTAATGGGGCTCATCTAAGCTTTGTTGCAAAGCTAAAAGGCGCTGGCCAAACTGAGGTCTCCACTCGTGAAGTGAGTGACTATGTTCTGGTTTTCTGTCCTATCACTTCACGAGTTGGAACAGACATCAGCGAGGCCCTGGACAACTTTCCAG TTGGTAAACCAGCAATTCTGGTGGTGATGCATCACACCTTCAATTCTGACCATGTTGTAGCTGAAAGCAGAAGACTGGTGAACAACCCGAACGTCCACCTCACTGTGGACTGTCTGTTCTATGAGGACAGACTCTTGGAGTGTAACCACAATGATATTGCATTGCTTGACATCAAGAACTTTCTTGGAGTTTCTGCTTCCCAG gtcTCTAAATGGCAAACCTGCTACGATT gGTCGAGGAACCATTCAGTTGCTTTAGGAGGTTTTTGTGTAGGGGTGGTCACTGTGATGGTCACTGCAGCAAACAAA gtcCCTTTCTGGCAAACCTGCAAGAATATCTGGGATT TGTCGTGGAAAAAGTTCTTTGTCTCCTTGGCGGGGACAACTAATGGGGCTCATCAAAGCTTTGTTGCAAAGCTAAAAGGCGCTGGCCAAACTGAGGTCTCCTCTCCTGAAGTGAGCGACTATGTTCTGGTTTTCTGTCCTATCGCTTCACGAGTTGGAATAGACATCAGCGAGGCCCTGGACAACTTTCCAG TTGGTAAACCAGCAATTCTGGTGGTGATGCATCACACCTTCAATTCTGACCATGTTGTAGCTGAAAGCAGAAGACTGGTGAACAACCCGAACGTCCACCTCACTGTGGACTGTCTGTTCTATGAGGGCAGACTCTTGGAGTGTAACCGCAATGATATTGCATTGCTTGACATCAAGAACTTTCTTGGAGTTTCTGCTTCCCAGGTAATGACTAGATTTACTGATCTAATACAATCTG